In Oharaeibacter diazotrophicus, the genomic window CACGCAGGGCACCGTCAAGGCGATGTTCATGGACGACGTCCGCGCCACCGGCGCCGACGTCGTGCTCGGCAACACCTACCACCTGATGCTGCGCCCGGGCGCCGAGCGGGTCGCCGCCCTCGGCGGCCTGCACCGCTTCGCCAACTGGCCGCACACGATCCTGACCGACTCCGGCGGCTTCCAGGTGATGTCGCTCGCCCAGCTCCGCAAGCTCGACGAGACCGGCGTCACCTTCCAGAGCCACATCGACGGCCGCCGCTACGAGCTGACGCCGGAGCGCTCGATCGAGATCCAGGGCCTGCTCGGCTCCGACATCCAGATGCAGCTCGACGAATGCGTCCGCCTGCCGGCGCCGCCGGCCGAGGTCGAGCGTGGCATGCGGCTGTCGCTGCGCTGGGCCGACCGGTCGCGCCGCGCCTTCGAGGCGATGGGCGGGCCGGGCAAGGGGCAGGGGCTCTATGGCATCGTCCAGGGCGGCGACGTGCCGGCGCTGCGCGCCGAGAGCGCGCGGGCGCTCGCCGCGATGCCGTTCGAGGGCTATTCGGTCGGTGGCCTCGCGGTCGGCGAACCGCAGGCGGTCATGCTGGCGATGATCGAGGTGGTCGAGCCGCTGCTGCCCGTGGACAAGCCGCGCTACCTGATGGGCGTCGGCACCCCCGACGACATCCTCGAGAGCGTCGCCCGCGGCATCGACCAGTTCGACTGCGTGATGCCGACCCGCGCCGGCCGCCACGGCCTCGCCTACACCCGTTTCGGCAAGCTCAACTTCCGCAACGCCCGCCACGCCGACGATCCCCGGCCGATCGATCCCGAATCGTCCTGCCCGGCGGCGCGCGACTACAGCCGCGCCTATCTGCACCACCTCGTGCGCACCGGCGAGGCGCTCGGCGCCATGTTGCTGACCTGGGTCAACGTCGACTACTACCAGCGCCTGATGCAGGGCGCGCGCGACGCCATCGAGGCCGGCCGCTACGCCGACTACGTCGCCGAGACCAAGGACGGTTGGCGGCGCGGCGAGGGCTGACGCGCGTCAGGCCGCCGTGCCGGCGGCCTTGACCAGCTTGCAGCCGGCGATCCGCAGGCTGCCGTCGGGCTGGGTCTCGAGAAGGTAGAGCGCGGTGTAGCCGTCGCCGTCGGGGCCGACGACGAAGACTTCCTGGGCGAAGCCGCCCGGCACCGCCTGGAAGCGTCCGAAGGTGACCGACTTCGGCCGGTAGACCGGAGCGTATCCGCTCTTGACCATGCCCATGAAGACGTCGGCGCTCGGAAAGATCTCGCGCAGCCGCGGCGTCGCCAGCGACCATGCCGCGGCGCCGTCGTCGCTGCGGAAGGCGGAGATCTGGCGGTCGATCACCGCCCGGACGTCCGCCGCCTCGTCGGCGAGGACCGGGGAGGCGAGGATCGTCAGCACCGTCGCGGCCGCGAGCAATGTCCGCATGCTTCCCTCCGGGAGGCGGAGGCGCCGGGCGCCCCCTGGTGAATCG contains:
- the tgt gene encoding tRNA guanosine(34) transglycosylase Tgt gives rise to the protein MTEDTTGADGGESAARPFSFRLLATDGTARRGEITTPHGVVRTPAFMPVGTQGTVKAMFMDDVRATGADVVLGNTYHLMLRPGAERVAALGGLHRFANWPHTILTDSGGFQVMSLAQLRKLDETGVTFQSHIDGRRYELTPERSIEIQGLLGSDIQMQLDECVRLPAPPAEVERGMRLSLRWADRSRRAFEAMGGPGKGQGLYGIVQGGDVPALRAESARALAAMPFEGYSVGGLAVGEPQAVMLAMIEVVEPLLPVDKPRYLMGVGTPDDILESVARGIDQFDCVMPTRAGRHGLAYTRFGKLNFRNARHADDPRPIDPESSCPAARDYSRAYLHHLVRTGEALGAMLLTWVNVDYYQRLMQGARDAIEAGRYADYVAETKDGWRRGEG
- a CDS encoding DUF4864 domain-containing protein, with the translated sequence MRTLLAAATVLTILASPVLADEAADVRAVIDRQISAFRSDDGAAAWSLATPRLREIFPSADVFMGMVKSGYAPVYRPKSVTFGRFQAVPGGFAQEVFVVGPDGDGYTALYLLETQPDGSLRIAGCKLVKAAGTAA